CGGGCTGGCAATTCACCGAGCGTCGGCCAGCTACCGCAGCGAGGGCAAAACCGATGCCCGTGACGCGTTCGTCATCGCTGATCAGGCCCGCCTTCGCCGGGATATCAGTTTGCTGCGGCCCGGCGATGAGATCGCCGTGGATTTGCGTATCCTGACCACCCGCCGCGTGGATGTGGTCTTTGATCGCACCCGCCAGATCAACCGCCTGCGCGCGCAACTGCTCGAGATATCCCCTGCATTGGAGCGGGCGTTGACCTTGACCAACAAAGGTCCGCTGGTGCTGTTGACCGCCTACCAAACCCCGGCGGCGATCCGCCGCGCGGGAGTTGCGCGCCTGGACGCGTGGCTGCGCAAACAGGGCGCGCGTAACGCCACCGCGCTGGCCCAGACCGCGGTGGAGGCCGCCCGCTCCCAGTCGGTGGTGTTGCCCGGAGAGCGTTTGGCAGCCCAGATGGTCGCCCGGCTGGCCAAGGGGGTGATCGCCCTCGGTGACGAAATCGCCGAACTCGACGAGCTCATCGAGGCCCGATTTCGCGACCATCGACACGCCGAAGTAATCATCAGCCTGCCAGGCATCGGACCCCGGCTGGGTGCGGAATTCCTCGCCGCCACCGGCGGAGACATGACCGCGTTCACCGGTGCTGATCAACTCGCCGGGTTCGCCGGGCTGGCACCACAACCCCGCGATTCCGGCCGCATCCATGGAAATCTGCGCCGCCCCAAGCGCTATCACCGCGGACTGCTGCGGTCGATGTACCTCTCGGCGCAAATCTCGATCACCACCAGCCCCGCCTCGCGCACCTTTTATCAGCGCAAAAGAGCCGAGGGCAAATCGCACAAGCAAGCCGTACTCGCATTGGCAAGGCGCCGTATCAGCGTCCTGTGGGCCATGCTCCGCGACCACACCACCTACCACGACTTACCCCCCATCCCCATCACGACGGCGGCTTGACAACACGATTGGGAAGTCCTTTCGATTGTGGGCGTGACGCGGTTG
This genomic stretch from Mycobacterium paragordonae harbors:
- a CDS encoding IS110 family transposase, whose product is MSVEVALTEKVWAGIDVGKEHHHCVVINSEGQRLLSRRVFNNEPELASLLDEVIELAGGQVLWAIDLNHGAAALLIGLLVAREQPLAYLTGLAIHRASASYRSEGKTDARDAFVIADQARLRRDISLLRPGDEIAVDLRILTTRRVDVVFDRTRQINRLRAQLLEISPALERALTLTNKGPLVLLTAYQTPAAIRRAGVARLDAWLRKQGARNATALAQTAVEAARSQSVVLPGERLAAQMVARLAKGVIALGDEIAELDELIEARFRDHRHAEVIISLPGIGPRLGAEFLAATGGDMTAFTGADQLAGFAGLAPQPRDSGRIHGNLRRPKRYHRGLLRSMYLSAQISITTSPASRTFYQRKRAEGKSHKQAVLALARRRISVLWAMLRDHTTYHDLPPIPITTAA